AAAAGATAAGTGTGGTGTTCTAGTTTAGAAATAAACTCGTCTAGACGCCGGCCGGCTATAAACTTAAGTCTTCAAACATCCCTTAACCGTCAGTTTTATCGTTCGCCTAGAGAGGAAGCTAACGCCAACAGCCCAGACAATAGGCTTTCGACTCGTTTCAAACGCCCCTCGAACTTCTTCAGGTTTTCAGGCTTAGGGGGATTTCCGATGCCGCAGAAGTATTTCCAGTAGAGGTACTGGGTGACAGTTATCCTACGTCTGAAAACCCTGTGGAGAAGTATATCCATCAACCCCATGTATTTCCGGCCTAGAAAGCTTCCCGCAAAGGCCATACCTACCAAGTAGCCTAAGACTATGTAACCTATCGATATAAGCAGCTCGAGAATTTCTGTCGAGATCACATCCTATCATAGATAAACCGGCCCTATAAACGTTCCTAAAGGGATCGAAACCAAAGTTTTAAAGTCTAGGTTTATCCCTGATTACTCAGGGTGATTCAGTGTCTAGTAGCCTAGAAGGCTACAAGGGCGTGGCCTTAGACATGCTACGGAAAATAGGCGCCGAGGTCGGCGACGTCTTAAGGGTTCGTAAAAAAGACGGGGCGGTTTACGAAGGCGTCTTGGTTCCCAGGTTCGAGTATGGAGACCCGGAGTGTATAGTGCTAAAGCTTAGAAACGGTTACAACGTAGGTCTGAAAATCCAGGAGGGCGATAAGGTCGAGAAGATAGGTGAGGGGGTTAAACCCGCCTATAAGCCCCGTCCTATACCAGAGGCGGTCTCGGGTTTACCTAGGGTTTCGATAGTGAGCACGGGTGGAACGATCGCCAGCAGGGTCGACTACCGGACAGGAGCCGTTACGCCGGCTCTGAGGGCTGAGGACCTGTATAGCATGGTTCCGGAGCTGGCTGAGGTCGCCCAGGTCGAGACTAAGGTCTTATTCAGCATATTCAGCGAAGACATGACTCCTAAGCATTGGAGCAGGATAGCCGAGGAGATAGCGTCGGAACTGGAGGAGGAGGTTCGGGGTGTCGTGGTCGCCCACGGGACGGATACGATGGGTTACACAGCCGCAGCCTTAAGCTTCGCCCTCCAGAACCTGCCTGCACCGGTTGTGCTCGTAGGTGCTCAACGCTCGTCAGACCGTCCCAGCAGCGACGCTGCTTTAAACCTCATAGGCGCCGTGGTCACGGCGGTTCAAGCTCCCTTCGGAGAGGTGGCTGTGGCTATGCATAGGGGGCTTTCGGACGACGTGGTCGCCGTGCATAGGGGAACCAAGGTTCGAAAGTGCCATACGAGCCGTAGAGACGCGTTCAAGTCGGTAAACGCGGAGCTTCTAGGCGTGGTGGAGAACGGGACCTACCGGCAGGTTTCGCAAGACTACAGGCCTAGATCTCCCCCGGGTAAGCTTAAGGTTCAGCCGGCGTTCGACGAGAAAGCGGTGCTTGTGAAATATTACCCGGGCTTCAACCCCGAGGTTCTCGAAAGGCTTCTGGATATGGGCTATAGGGGTATAATCCTCGAGGGTACGGGTTTGGGACACGTGGGCTCGGTCTGCCTTAAGGCTTTGGAGAGAGCCCGCGATATGGGTGTTTTCGTAGGTATGACTTCGCAGTGTATATGGGGCCGCGTCAACATGAACGTATACTACACGGGTAGAGACCTCCAGAGGGTCGGCGTGGTCCCCCTGGAGGATATGCTTCCTGAGACCGCGGTGGTCAAGCTCATGTGGGT
The genomic region above belongs to Candidatus Bathyarchaeota archaeon and contains:
- the gatD gene encoding Glu-tRNA(Gln) amidotransferase subunit GatD — encoded protein: MLRKIGAEVGDVLRVRKKDGAVYEGVLVPRFEYGDPECIVLKLRNGYNVGLKIQEGDKVEKIGEGVKPAYKPRPIPEAVSGLPRVSIVSTGGTIASRVDYRTGAVTPALRAEDLYSMVPELAEVAQVETKVLFSIFSEDMTPKHWSRIAEEIASELEEEVRGVVVAHGTDTMGYTAAALSFALQNLPAPVVLVGAQRSSDRPSSDAALNLIGAVVTAVQAPFGEVAVAMHRGLSDDVVAVHRGTKVRKCHTSRRDAFKSVNAELLGVVENGTYRQVSQDYRPRSPPGKLKVQPAFDEKAVLVKYYPGFNPEVLERLLDMGYRGIILEGTGLGHVGSVCLKALERARDMGVFVGMTSQCIWGRVNMNVYYTGRDLQRVGVVPLEDMLPETAVVKLMWVLAQADSLEEVRRLMLTDIAGEFSPRTSYRWSA